A single Eubalaena glacialis isolate mEubGla1 chromosome 18, mEubGla1.1.hap2.+ XY, whole genome shotgun sequence DNA region contains:
- the BAX gene encoding apoptosis regulator BAX isoform X1, producing MDGSGEQPRGGGPTSSEQIMKTGALLLQGFIQDRAGRMGGETPELGLEQAPQDASTKKLSECLKRIGDELDSNMELQRMIAAVDTDSPREVFFRVAAEMFSDGNFNWGRVVALFYFASKLVLKALCTKVPQLIRTIMGWTLDFLRERLLGWIQDQGGWDGLLSYFGTPTWQTVTIFVAGVLTASLTIWKKMG from the exons ATGGACGGGTCCGGGGAGCAACCCAGAGGCGGGG GGCCCACCAGCTCTGAGCAGATCATGAAGACAGGGGCCCTTTTGCTTCAGGG TTTCATCCAGGATCGAGCAGGGCGAATGGGGGGAGAGACACCCGAGCTGGGCCTGGAGCAGGCGCCCCAGGATGCATCCACCAAGAAGCTGAGCGAGTGTCTCAAGCGCATTGGAGATGAACTGGACAGTAACATGGAGCTGCAGAG GATGATCGCAGCTGTGGACACAGACTCCCCCCGAGAGGTCTTTTTCCGAGTGGCGGCTGAAATGTTTTCTGACGGCAACTTCAACTGGGGCCGGGTTGTCGCCCTTTTCTACTTTGCCAGCAAACTGGTGCTCAAG GCCCTGTGCACCAAGGTGCCCCAGCTGATCAGGACCATCATGGGCTGGACACTGGACTTCCTTCGAGAGCGGCTGCTGGGCTGGATCCAGGACCAGGGTGGTTGG GATGGCCTCCTCTCCTACTTTGGGACACCCACGTGGCAGACAGTGACCATCTTCGTGGCCGGCGTGCTCACTGCCTCGCTTACCATCTGGAAGAAGATGGGCTGA
- the BAX gene encoding apoptosis regulator BAX isoform X2: MDGSGEQPRGGGPTSSEQIMKTGALLLQGFIQDRAGRMGGETPELGLEQAPQDASTKKLSECLKRIGDELDSNMELQRMIAAVDTDSPREVFFRVAAEMFSDGNFNWGRVVALFYFASKLVLKALCTKVPQLIRTIMGWTLDFLRERLLGWIQDQGGWVRACPLAELLKCLMSLSPGWPPLLLWDTHVADSDHLRGRRAHCLAYHLEEDGLRPPAALDCVFSA, translated from the exons ATGGACGGGTCCGGGGAGCAACCCAGAGGCGGGG GGCCCACCAGCTCTGAGCAGATCATGAAGACAGGGGCCCTTTTGCTTCAGGG TTTCATCCAGGATCGAGCAGGGCGAATGGGGGGAGAGACACCCGAGCTGGGCCTGGAGCAGGCGCCCCAGGATGCATCCACCAAGAAGCTGAGCGAGTGTCTCAAGCGCATTGGAGATGAACTGGACAGTAACATGGAGCTGCAGAG GATGATCGCAGCTGTGGACACAGACTCCCCCCGAGAGGTCTTTTTCCGAGTGGCGGCTGAAATGTTTTCTGACGGCAACTTCAACTGGGGCCGGGTTGTCGCCCTTTTCTACTTTGCCAGCAAACTGGTGCTCAAG GCCCTGTGCACCAAGGTGCCCCAGCTGATCAGGACCATCATGGGCTGGACACTGGACTTCCTTCGAGAGCGGCTGCTGGGCTGGATCCAGGACCAGGGTGGTTGGGTGAG GGCCTGCCCCTTGGCTGAGCTGCTGAAGTGCCTCATGTCCCTATCCCCAGGATGGCCTCCTCTCCTACTTTGGGACACCCACGTGGCAGACAGTGACCATCTTCGTGGCCGGCGTGCTCACTGCCTCGCTTACCATCTGGAAGAAGATGGGCTGAGGCCACCAGCGGCCTTGGACTGTGTCTTTTCTGCATAA
- the FTL gene encoding ferritin light chain: MSSQIRQNYSTEVEAAVNRLVNMHLRASYTYLSLGFYFDRDDVALEGVGHFFRELAEEKHESAERLLKMQNQRGGRALFQDVQKPSQDEWGKTQDAMEAAINMEKNLNQALLDLHALGCARADPHLCDFLESHFLDEEVKLIKKMGDHLTNLRRLAGPQAGLGEYLFERLTLKHD; this comes from the exons ATGAGCTCCCAGATTCGTCAGAATTATTCCACCGAGGTGGAGGCCGCCGTCAACCGCCTGGTCAACATGCATCTGCGGGCCTCCTACACCTACCTCTCTCTG GGCTTCTATTTCGACCGCGACGATGTGGCTCTGGAGGGCGTGGGCCACTTTTTCCGCGAATTGGCCGAAGAGAAGCACGAGAGCGCCGAGCGtctcttgaaaatgcaaaacCAACGCGGCGGCCGCGCCCTTTTCCAGGACGTGCAG AAGCCATCTCAAGATGAGTGGGGTAAAACTCAGGACGCTATGGAAGCCGCCATTAACATGGAGAAGAACCTGAACCAGGCCCTTCTGGATCTGCATGCCCTGGGTTGTGCCCGCGCAGACCCCCAC CTCTGCGACTTCCTGGAGAGCCACTTCCTAGATGAGGAGGTGAAACTCATCAAGAAGATGGGTGACCACCTGACCAACCTCCGCAGGCTGGCTggtccccaggctgggctgggcgaGTATCTCTTTGAAAGGCTCACCCTCAAGCACGACTAG
- the GYS1 gene encoding glycogen [starch] synthase, muscle isoform X2, with protein MNSTWRTQCSLRWPGRWPTRVYFGRWLIEGGPLVVLLDVGASAWALERWKGELWDTCNIGVPWYDREGNDAVLFGFLTTWFLGEFLAQSEEKPHVVAHFHEWLAGIGLCLCRARRLPVATIFTTHATLLGRYLCAGAVDFYNNLENFNVDKEAGERQIYHRYCMERAAAHCAHVFTTVSQITAIEAQHLLKRKPDIVTPNGLNVKKFSAMHEFQNLHAQSKARIQEFVRGHFYGHLDFNLDKTLYFFIAGRYEFSNKGADVFLEALARLNYLLRVNGSEQTVVAFFIMPARTNNFNVETLKGQAVRKQLWDTANTVKEKFGRKLYESLLVGSLPDMNKMLDKEDFTMMKRAIFATQRQSFPPVCTHNMLDDSSDPILTTIRRIGLFNSSADRVKVIFHPEFLSSTSPLLPVDYEEFVRGCHLGVFPSYYEPWGYTPAECTVMGIPSVSTNLSGFGCFMEEHIADPSAYGIYILDRRFRGLDDSCSQLTSFLYSFCQQSRRQRIIQRNRTERLSDLLDWKYLGRYYMSARHMALAKAFPEHFTYEPHEADATQGYRYPRPASVPPSPSLSRHSSPHQSEDEEEPRDGPPDEDGERYDEDEEAAKDRRNIRAPEWPRRASCASSTGGSKRGSVDTAPSSSVSTPSEPLSPASSLGEERN; from the exons ATGAATTCGACCTGGAGAACACAGTGCTCTTTGAGGTGGCCTGGGAGGTGGCCAACAAGG GTGTATTTTGGGCGCTGGCTGATCGAGGGGGGCCCCCTGGTGGTGCTCCTCGACGTGGGGGCCtcagcctgggccctggagcGCTGGAAGGGGGAGCTGTGGGACACGTGCAACATCGGGGTGCCCTGGTACGACCGGGAAGGCAACGACGCCGTCCTTTTTGGCTTCCTCACCACCTGGTTCCTGGGTGAG TTCCTGGCCCAGAGCGAGGAGAAACCACATGTGGTTGCACACTTCCATGAGTGGTTGGCGGGCATCGGGCTCTGCCTATGCCGTGCCCGGCGGCTGCCTGTGGCTACCATCTTCACGACCCACGCCACGCTGCTGGGGCGATACCTGTGTGCCGGTGCCGTGGACTTCTACAACAACCTGGAGAAT TTCAACGTGGACAAGGAAGCAGGTGAGAGGCAAATCTATCACCGCTATTGCATGGAGCGGGCGGCAGCCCACTGCGCTCATGTCTTCACTACCGTGTCCCAGATTACTGCCATTGAGGCTCAGCACCTACTCAAAAGGAAACCAG ATATCGTGACCCCCAATGGACTGAATGTGAAGAAATTCTCTGCCATGCATGAGTTCCAGAACCTCCATGCTCAGAGCAAGGCTCGAATCCAGGAGTTTGTGCGGGGCCATTTTTATGG GCACCTGGACTTCAACTTGGACAAGACCTTGTACTTCTTTATCGCTGGCCGCTACGAATTCTCCAACAAGGGGGCTGATGTCTTCCTGGAGGCCTTGGCCCGGCTCAACTATCTGCTCAGA GTGAATGGCAGCGAGCAGACAGTGGTTGCCTTCTTCATCATGCCAGCTCGGACCAACAATTTCAACGTGGAAACCCTTAAGGGCCAAGCCGTGCGCAAGCAGCTTTG GGATACGGCCAACACAGTGAAGGAGAAGTTTGGGAGGAAGCTTTATGAATCCTTGCTGGT GGGGAGCCTCCCAGACATGAACAAGATGCTGGACAAGGAGGACTTCACTATGATGAAAAGAGCCATCTTTGCCACGCAG CGGCAGTCTTTCCCTCCTGTGTGCACCCACAATATGCTGGACGACTCCTCAGATCCTATTTTGACCACCATCCGCCGAATTGGCCTCTTCAATAGTAGTGCCGACAGGGTCAAG GTTATTTTTCACCCGGAGTTCCTCTCCTCCACGAGCCCCCTGCTCCCTGTGGATTATGAGGAGTTTGTCCGTGGCTGCCACCTCGGGGTCTTCCCCTCCTACTATGAGCCTTGGGGCTACACACCAG CTGAGTGCACGGTTATGGGTATCCCCAGTGTCTCCACCAACCTTTCTGGTTTCGGCTGCTTCATGGAGGAACACATCGCAGACCCCTCAGCTTACG GCATCTACATTCTGGACCGGCGTTTCCGAGGCCTGGATGATTCTTGCTCGCAGCTCACCTCCTTCCTCTACAGTTTCTGCCAGCAGAGCCGGCGGCAGCGCATTATCCAGCGGAACCGCACGGAGCGCCTCTCCGACCTTCTGGACTGGAAATACCTAGGCCGG TACTACATGTCCGCGCGCCACATGGCGCTGGCCAAGGCCTTTCCAGAACATTTCACCTACGAGCCCCACGAGGCTGACGCG ACCCAGGGCTACCGCTACCCGCGGCCAGCCTCAGTGCCACCATCGCCCTCACTGTCGAGACACTCCAGCCCGCACCAGAGCGAGGATGAGGAGGAGCCCCGGGACGGACCACCCGATGAAGATGGCGAGCGCTACGACGAGGACGAGGAGGCTGCCAAGGACCGGCGCAATATCCGCGCCCCGGAGTGGCCGCGCCGCGCCTCCTGCGCGTCTTCAACCGGCGGGAGCAAGCGCGGCTCGGTGGACACAGCGCCCTCCAGCTCAGTCAGCACCCCCAGCGAGCCCCTCAGCCCCGCCAGCTCCCTGGGCGAGGAGCGCAACTAA
- the GYS1 gene encoding glycogen [starch] synthase, muscle isoform X1, whose protein sequence is MPLNRTLSVSSLPGLEDWEDEFDLENTVLFEVAWEVANKVGGIYTVLQTKAKVTGDEWGDNYYLVGPYTEQGVRTQVELLEPPTPALKRTLDSMNSKGCKVYFGRWLIEGGPLVVLLDVGASAWALERWKGELWDTCNIGVPWYDREGNDAVLFGFLTTWFLGEFLAQSEEKPHVVAHFHEWLAGIGLCLCRARRLPVATIFTTHATLLGRYLCAGAVDFYNNLENFNVDKEAGERQIYHRYCMERAAAHCAHVFTTVSQITAIEAQHLLKRKPDIVTPNGLNVKKFSAMHEFQNLHAQSKARIQEFVRGHFYGHLDFNLDKTLYFFIAGRYEFSNKGADVFLEALARLNYLLRVNGSEQTVVAFFIMPARTNNFNVETLKGQAVRKQLWDTANTVKEKFGRKLYESLLVGSLPDMNKMLDKEDFTMMKRAIFATQRQSFPPVCTHNMLDDSSDPILTTIRRIGLFNSSADRVKVIFHPEFLSSTSPLLPVDYEEFVRGCHLGVFPSYYEPWGYTPAECTVMGIPSVSTNLSGFGCFMEEHIADPSAYGIYILDRRFRGLDDSCSQLTSFLYSFCQQSRRQRIIQRNRTERLSDLLDWKYLGRYYMSARHMALAKAFPEHFTYEPHEADATQGYRYPRPASVPPSPSLSRHSSPHQSEDEEEPRDGPPDEDGERYDEDEEAAKDRRNIRAPEWPRRASCASSTGGSKRGSVDTAPSSSVSTPSEPLSPASSLGEERN, encoded by the exons ATGCCTCTAAACCGCACTTTGTCCGTGTCCTCACTGCCAGGACTGGAGGATTGGGAGGATGAATTCGACCTGGAGAACACAGTGCTCTTTGAGGTGGCCTGGGAGGTGGCCAACAAGG TGGGTGGCATCTACACGGTGCTGCAGACGAAGGCGAAGGTGACAGGGGATGAGTGGGGCGACAACTACTACCTGGTGGGACCGTACACGGAGCAGGGCGTGAGGACCCAGGTGGAACTGCTCGAGCCCCCGACCCCAGCCCTGAAGAGGACACTGGACTCCATGAACAGCAAGGGCTGCAAG GTGTATTTTGGGCGCTGGCTGATCGAGGGGGGCCCCCTGGTGGTGCTCCTCGACGTGGGGGCCtcagcctgggccctggagcGCTGGAAGGGGGAGCTGTGGGACACGTGCAACATCGGGGTGCCCTGGTACGACCGGGAAGGCAACGACGCCGTCCTTTTTGGCTTCCTCACCACCTGGTTCCTGGGTGAG TTCCTGGCCCAGAGCGAGGAGAAACCACATGTGGTTGCACACTTCCATGAGTGGTTGGCGGGCATCGGGCTCTGCCTATGCCGTGCCCGGCGGCTGCCTGTGGCTACCATCTTCACGACCCACGCCACGCTGCTGGGGCGATACCTGTGTGCCGGTGCCGTGGACTTCTACAACAACCTGGAGAAT TTCAACGTGGACAAGGAAGCAGGTGAGAGGCAAATCTATCACCGCTATTGCATGGAGCGGGCGGCAGCCCACTGCGCTCATGTCTTCACTACCGTGTCCCAGATTACTGCCATTGAGGCTCAGCACCTACTCAAAAGGAAACCAG ATATCGTGACCCCCAATGGACTGAATGTGAAGAAATTCTCTGCCATGCATGAGTTCCAGAACCTCCATGCTCAGAGCAAGGCTCGAATCCAGGAGTTTGTGCGGGGCCATTTTTATGG GCACCTGGACTTCAACTTGGACAAGACCTTGTACTTCTTTATCGCTGGCCGCTACGAATTCTCCAACAAGGGGGCTGATGTCTTCCTGGAGGCCTTGGCCCGGCTCAACTATCTGCTCAGA GTGAATGGCAGCGAGCAGACAGTGGTTGCCTTCTTCATCATGCCAGCTCGGACCAACAATTTCAACGTGGAAACCCTTAAGGGCCAAGCCGTGCGCAAGCAGCTTTG GGATACGGCCAACACAGTGAAGGAGAAGTTTGGGAGGAAGCTTTATGAATCCTTGCTGGT GGGGAGCCTCCCAGACATGAACAAGATGCTGGACAAGGAGGACTTCACTATGATGAAAAGAGCCATCTTTGCCACGCAG CGGCAGTCTTTCCCTCCTGTGTGCACCCACAATATGCTGGACGACTCCTCAGATCCTATTTTGACCACCATCCGCCGAATTGGCCTCTTCAATAGTAGTGCCGACAGGGTCAAG GTTATTTTTCACCCGGAGTTCCTCTCCTCCACGAGCCCCCTGCTCCCTGTGGATTATGAGGAGTTTGTCCGTGGCTGCCACCTCGGGGTCTTCCCCTCCTACTATGAGCCTTGGGGCTACACACCAG CTGAGTGCACGGTTATGGGTATCCCCAGTGTCTCCACCAACCTTTCTGGTTTCGGCTGCTTCATGGAGGAACACATCGCAGACCCCTCAGCTTACG GCATCTACATTCTGGACCGGCGTTTCCGAGGCCTGGATGATTCTTGCTCGCAGCTCACCTCCTTCCTCTACAGTTTCTGCCAGCAGAGCCGGCGGCAGCGCATTATCCAGCGGAACCGCACGGAGCGCCTCTCCGACCTTCTGGACTGGAAATACCTAGGCCGG TACTACATGTCCGCGCGCCACATGGCGCTGGCCAAGGCCTTTCCAGAACATTTCACCTACGAGCCCCACGAGGCTGACGCG ACCCAGGGCTACCGCTACCCGCGGCCAGCCTCAGTGCCACCATCGCCCTCACTGTCGAGACACTCCAGCCCGCACCAGAGCGAGGATGAGGAGGAGCCCCGGGACGGACCACCCGATGAAGATGGCGAGCGCTACGACGAGGACGAGGAGGCTGCCAAGGACCGGCGCAATATCCGCGCCCCGGAGTGGCCGCGCCGCGCCTCCTGCGCGTCTTCAACCGGCGGGAGCAAGCGCGGCTCGGTGGACACAGCGCCCTCCAGCTCAGTCAGCACCCCCAGCGAGCCCCTCAGCCCCGCCAGCTCCCTGGGCGAGGAGCGCAACTAA